A window from Salminus brasiliensis chromosome 7, fSalBra1.hap2, whole genome shotgun sequence encodes these proteins:
- the akr1a1b gene encoding aldo-keto reductase family 1 member A1-B isoform X1 — protein sequence MQRLRFSVPSVYHTCKSYCRSRAVFTCSSHKASMSDFAVLNTGRKMPLVGLGTWKSEPGKVKQAVIWALQSGYRHIDCAAIYGNEPEIGEALQEMLGPDKALRREDVFVTSKLWNTRHHAEDVEPALLKSLKELKLEYLDLYLIHWPYAFQRGDTAFPKREDGTILYDDIDYKVTWAAMEKLVEKGLVRAIGLSNFNSRQIDDILSVANIKPTVLQVEGHPYLAQVELLAHCRDRGIVMTAYSPLGSPDRAWKRPDEPVLLEEPVISSLAKKYNKSVAQIIIRWQTQRGIVTIPKSVTESRIKENLQVFDFTLEPEEMNSVTALNKGWRYIVPTITVDGKPVPRDAGHPHYPFNDPY from the exons ATGCAGCGCCTGAGGTTTTCCGTTCCCTCCGTTTATCACACCTGCAAGTCCTACTGCCGGAGTCGGGCGGTCTTTACCTGCAGT AGTCACAAAGCAAGCATGAGTGATTTTGCAGTCCTCAACACTGGCCGAAAGATGCCCCTTGTTGGACTAGGAACATGGAAGAGTGAACCAGGAAAG GTAAAGCAGGCGGTCATCTGGGCACTTCAGTCCGGCTATCGACACATTGACTGTGCTGCCATTTACGGAAATGAACCAGAAATTGGTGAAGCTTTGCAGGAGATGCTGGGACCCGACAAA GCCTTAAGGCGAGAGGACGTGTTTGTGACCTCTAAGTTGTGGAATACACGGCACCATGCAGAGGATGTGGAGCCTGCCCTACTCAAGAGCTTGAAGGAGCTGAAGCTGGAGTACCTGGACCTCTACCTCATTCATTGGCCTTATGCTTTCCA acGCGGGGATACCGCTTTCCCTAAAAGGGAAGATGGGACAATACTGTACGACGATATTGACTACAAAGTGACATGGGCTGCCATGGAGAAACTTGTGGAAAAGGGGCTTGTGAGGGCTATTGGGCTCTCCAACTTCAACAGCCGACAAATTGACGACATTCTTTCAGTGGCCAACATAAAGCCTACCGTTTTGCAG GTGGAGGGCCACCCATACCTGGCACAGGTAGAGCTGCTTGCTCACTGCAGGGATCGGGGAATAGTGATGACTGCTTACAGTCCACTGGGTTCTCCAGACCGAGCCTGGAAAAGACCAGATGAGCCAGTTCTGTTAGAGGAACCAGTAATTTCTTCTTTGGCCAAGAAGTACAACAAGTCTGTTGCACAGATTATAATCAG GTGGCAAACCCAGCGAGGCATAGTGACGATCCCAAAGAGTGTTACAGAGTCTCGCATCAAAGAAAATTTACAG GTCTTTGACTTCACTCTGGAGCCTGAGGAAATGAACAGTGTGACAGCGTTGAATAAAGGCTGGCGTTACATAGTGCCAACTATTACT GTTGATGGCAAGCCCGTACCAAGAGATGCAGGACATCCTCATTACCCTTTCAATGATCCATATTAA
- the akr1a1b gene encoding aldo-keto reductase family 1 member A1-B isoform X2: MSDFAVLNTGRKMPLVGLGTWKSEPGKVKQAVIWALQSGYRHIDCAAIYGNEPEIGEALQEMLGPDKALRREDVFVTSKLWNTRHHAEDVEPALLKSLKELKLEYLDLYLIHWPYAFQRGDTAFPKREDGTILYDDIDYKVTWAAMEKLVEKGLVRAIGLSNFNSRQIDDILSVANIKPTVLQVEGHPYLAQVELLAHCRDRGIVMTAYSPLGSPDRAWKRPDEPVLLEEPVISSLAKKYNKSVAQIIIRWQTQRGIVTIPKSVTESRIKENLQVFDFTLEPEEMNSVTALNKGWRYIVPTITVDGKPVPRDAGHPHYPFNDPY, from the exons ATGAGTGATTTTGCAGTCCTCAACACTGGCCGAAAGATGCCCCTTGTTGGACTAGGAACATGGAAGAGTGAACCAGGAAAG GTAAAGCAGGCGGTCATCTGGGCACTTCAGTCCGGCTATCGACACATTGACTGTGCTGCCATTTACGGAAATGAACCAGAAATTGGTGAAGCTTTGCAGGAGATGCTGGGACCCGACAAA GCCTTAAGGCGAGAGGACGTGTTTGTGACCTCTAAGTTGTGGAATACACGGCACCATGCAGAGGATGTGGAGCCTGCCCTACTCAAGAGCTTGAAGGAGCTGAAGCTGGAGTACCTGGACCTCTACCTCATTCATTGGCCTTATGCTTTCCA acGCGGGGATACCGCTTTCCCTAAAAGGGAAGATGGGACAATACTGTACGACGATATTGACTACAAAGTGACATGGGCTGCCATGGAGAAACTTGTGGAAAAGGGGCTTGTGAGGGCTATTGGGCTCTCCAACTTCAACAGCCGACAAATTGACGACATTCTTTCAGTGGCCAACATAAAGCCTACCGTTTTGCAG GTGGAGGGCCACCCATACCTGGCACAGGTAGAGCTGCTTGCTCACTGCAGGGATCGGGGAATAGTGATGACTGCTTACAGTCCACTGGGTTCTCCAGACCGAGCCTGGAAAAGACCAGATGAGCCAGTTCTGTTAGAGGAACCAGTAATTTCTTCTTTGGCCAAGAAGTACAACAAGTCTGTTGCACAGATTATAATCAG GTGGCAAACCCAGCGAGGCATAGTGACGATCCCAAAGAGTGTTACAGAGTCTCGCATCAAAGAAAATTTACAG GTCTTTGACTTCACTCTGGAGCCTGAGGAAATGAACAGTGTGACAGCGTTGAATAAAGGCTGGCGTTACATAGTGCCAACTATTACT GTTGATGGCAAGCCCGTACCAAGAGATGCAGGACATCCTCATTACCCTTTCAATGATCCATATTAA